The Ooceraea biroi isolate clonal line C1 chromosome 1, Obir_v5.4, whole genome shotgun sequence genome has a window encoding:
- the LOC105275008 gene encoding rootletin, with protein sequence MTNAYYDGCLPVIAIDVAIEEKTRVAKMAVATLHKLQDAMQRMKEWQEDSVKLKSSIWRMRMALQADDNLDDQRADPLIAHQRVQISQLRRTNDDLENQVTSLKRTLSKAEGDAAPVREMGNQLARIKQEFAHERERLNDEILSLRTRLRETEDQTSMTLEHHLRDKLDFARGDRSIEVVLANAIGRTVETVVGLSEELVFVSEDLCRFRTKNRRLRLKLDRLRAMLRTRCGDGGTEYRKRIGELSNLSARLLGEMDRLKAINEDANHNDVQDVVRLVEHLMSDLKNSLKSEREALIAAGDPDCLRYMRKVVDLRVNLRVLSVELRRSNALLRERSREDLQSSNCWRKVSLLNDFLQNIDTETERLRVEPMHRYCRIGGVSGTRYAARVAELEAIVKRSIGVIAALKQDSSGMTSANGRRATEELADSIERLCRKLRDLEVLDDRASLQSKIDRLEASVMRLKLELAARDERIRVLSDEHVSVRSSLERDRERHEKIVADMRAENESLREGVSNGKREISELSREREHSTTAMRLMRAEIDAVRKELRDLRDDREALLRETEGMRNILRERTDKEIEDIIAERDTLRGRLDAEVTVLKTKLEIASDENAKLKSIIAASDWAGEERPDKMKSSGVNGRDNGEGTWERARDPRDELVERLKAESNETKISLGEANEQIDHLRRALDKAVGDRMRLEGEISDLKSNEQSLTHRLNVRTSVCEAATRESERATAENKALASQVKQLGNENEQLAAKLSELKTEKELLARAVVDVDKELQQRVDEFKSEHSGLQERINEREDAAKNLEFQLKRVRVELENMAAEVTRVRAENARISGDLEAESLRKGEAEERVRVLLTEKNELATRINELNGVSVQALRGRLNKAEAENEYFSIELNKSRLENERMRAKNALLQVTCDKRERDYGTLRRERDEARGLANEIGSECRVLGNQLRIQRMKYEALRFAAATLYHENTDRKSHLKKIDNPRYPLAKAREPGSAAARNDVKHKRDYSDALCAAIKDELGDVEFKAESDTRAVHDIKTRIKDKPKSTKLKSLTIGDKILQLDVADSKPKDRQLTRTAPVRRKDENSPLAGIEEPRPFEEVVNVLDGHVAVHIFYKSDHLDRPKNPAIIGDEKSWSAVAVVDRLEVENTALKLELNILRSSLNSSAMEAEKLRTMAYEVKNEMQSLRLELMTVKSERMVLGSRLERYDKALEAREPARASLKHELTTSSATSNFNFRKGRASCEPSAMDSTRTTWT encoded by the coding sequence ATGACAAACGCGTACTATGACGGCTGCCTCCCAGTGATCGCGATCGACGTCGCCATCGAGGAGAAGACGCGGGTCGCCAAGATGGCTGTTGCGACCTTGCACAAGCTACAGGACGCGATGCAGCGAATGAAGGAGTGGCAAGAGGACAGCGTGAAGCTGAAGAGCAGTATTTGGCGGATGAGGATGGCCCTGCAGGCGGACGACAATCTCGACGACCAGCGAGCAGACCCTCTGATCGCGCATCAGAGGGTTCAGATCAGCCAGTTGAGGCGGACGAACGACGACCTGGAGAACCAAGTGACGAGTCTGAAACGTACCCTCAGCAAGGCAGAGGGGGACGCCGCGCCCGTCCGCGAGATGGGGAACCAGCTTGCCAGGATCAAGCAGGAATTCGCGCACGAGAGGGAACGGCTGAACGACGAGATCCTGAGTCTGAGGACGCGGCTGAGGGAGACCGAGGATCAAACGAGCATGACGCTCGAGCACCACTTGAGGGACAAGCTGGACTTTGCGAGGGGTGATCGGTCGATCGAGGTTGTCCTAGCGAACGCGATCGGCAGGACCGTCGAGACAGTGGTTGGCCTGTCGGAGGAGCTCGTGTTCGTCAGCGAGGACCTGTGTCGGTTCAGGACGAAGAACAGGCGTCTGCGTCTCAAGCTGGACCGACTGCGAGCGATGCTGCGGACGCGctgcggcgacggcggcacgGAATACCGGAAGCGGATCGGCGAGCTGAGCAATCTCTCGGCACGATTGCTCGGCGAGATGGACCGGTTGAAAGCCATCAACGAGGATGCGAATCATAACGACGTCCAGGACGTCGTCAGGCTCGTTGAACATCTGATGAGTGATCTGAAAAACAGCCTGAAGAGCGAGCGCGAGGCGCTGATCGCCGCCGGCGATCCGGATTGTCTGCGGTACATGAGAAAAGTGGTCGATCTGAGGGTAAACTTGAGGGTGCTGTCCGTGGAGCTGAGACGTTCGAACGCTCTGCTACGCGAGCGATCGCGAGAAGACTTGCAAAGCAGCAACTGTTGGAGGAAGGTCTCACTGCTGAACGATTTCCTGCAAAACATCGACACGGAGACTGAAAGGTTGAGGGTGGAACCGATGCACAGGTACTGCAGGATCGGTGGCGTGAGCGGCACGCGATACGCGGCGAGGGTCGCGGAACTTGAAGCGATCGTGAAGCGATCGATCGGCGTGATCGCAGCGCTGAAGCAGGACTCATCGGGGATGACGAGCGCGAACGGGAGAAGGGCGACGGAGGAGCTGGCGGACTCGATCGAGCGATTGTGCCGCAAGCTGAGGGATCTGGAGGTGCTCGACGACCGCGCGAGTCTGCAGAGCAAAATCGACCGGCTGGAAGCTTCGGTAATGCGCCTGAAATTGGAACTGGCGGCGAGAGACGAGCGTATACGCGTGCTCAGCGACGAGCACGTGAGCGTTAGATCGAGCTTGGAGAGGGATCGCGAGCGGCACGAGAAGATTGTCGCCGACATGCGCGCGGAAAATGAGAGTCTCCGCGAGGGTGTAAGCAAcgggaagagagaaatatcGGAGCTgtcgcgcgaacgcgagcaTTCCACCACCGCGATGCGACTGATGAGGGCTGAAATTGATGCAGTGAGGAAAGAATTGCGGGACCTCCGCGATGACAGAGAGGCGCTATTACGCGAGACGGAGGGGATGCGTAATATCCTACGGGAGAGGACAGACAAGGAGATCGAGGACATTATCGCGGAGCGAGATACGCTCCGGGGAAGGCTTGACGCTGAGGTGACGGTGCTAAAGACGAAACTCGAGATCGCTTCCGATGAGAATGCAAAACTGAAAAGTATAATCGCGGCATCCGACTGGGCGGGAGAGGAGCGACCGGACAAGATGAAAAGCTCGGGGGTGAACGGGCGAGACAATGGCGAGGGTACGTGGGAGCGTGCGCGGGATCCGCGAGATGAGTTAGTAGAGCGCTTGAAAGCCGAGTCGAATGAGACTAAAATAAGCTTGGGCGAGGCGAACGAGCAAATTGACCATTTGAGGCGCGCGCTGGATAAAGCCGTCGGTGACAGGATGAGGCTGGAGGGTGAGATCTCCGATCTCAAGTCTAACGAGCAGTCGTTGACGCATCGATTGAACGTCCGAACGAGCGTCTGCGAGGCAGCGACAAGAGAATCCGAGAGAGCCACGGCGGAGAACAAAGCACTAGCGAGTCAGGTCAAACAGCTGGGGAACGAGAACGAACAACTTGCTGCGAAATTGTCGGAGCTGAAAACTGAAAAGGAGCTGCTGGCTCGCGcggtcgtcgacgtcgacaaAGAGTTGCAGCAACGAGTTGACGAGTTCAAGTCGGAGCATAGTGGCCTGCAGGAAAGGATAAACGAGCGCGAGGACGCTGCGAAGAACTTGGAGTTCCAGCTGAAAAGGGTGCGAGTGGAACTGGAGAACATGGCCGCCGAAGTGACACGTGTGCGAGCGGAGAACGCGAGGATCTCCGGCGATCTGGAGGCGGAATCCCTGCGGAAAGGCGAGGCCGAGGAGCGCGTGCGAGTGCTGTTGACAGAAAAGAACGAGCTGGCGACACGTATTAACGAGCTGAACGGCGTGAGCGTTCAAGCCTTACGAGGGCGCTTGAATAAGGCGGAAGCGGAgaatgaatatttttccatCGAATTGAATAAATCAAGGCTCGAAAATGAGAGGATGAGGGCGAAGAACGCCCTCCTGCAGGTCACCTGCGACAAGAGGGAGCGGGACTACGGCACGctgaggagagagagggacgagGCGCGGGGGCTGGCTAATGAAATCGGTAGCGAGTGCAGAGTACTCGGTAATCAACTGAGAATCCAGCGGATGAAGTACGAAGCGCTGCGGTTCGCTGCTGCCACGTTGTACCACGAAAATACCGATCGTAAGAGTCACTTAAAGAAGATCGATAATCCGCGATATCCACTTGCGAAGGCACGCGAGCCGGGATCCGCGGCCGCTCGTAACGACGTTAAGCACAAACGAGATTACTCGGATGCCCTGTGTGCGGCCATAAAGGACGAGCTGGGCGACGTGGAATTCAAAGCAGAATCCGATACGCGCGCGGTCCACGATATCAAAACGAGGATCAAAGATAAGCCGAAGAGCACCAAGCTAAAAAGTCTGACGATTGGGGATAAGATTTTGCAATTGGACGTGGCTGATTCAAAGCCGAAAGATCGCCAACTCACCAGGACTGCGCCTGTGCGTAGAAAGGACGAGAACAGTCCACTCGCGGGTATAGAAGAACCTAGACCGTTCGAGGAAGTTGTCAATGTTCTGGACGGTCACGTAGCAGTACACATCTTCTACAAGAGCGATCATCTCGATCGTCCTAAGAATCCGGCGATCATCGGAGACGAGAAAAGCTGGTCTGCAGTGGCCGTTGTCGATCGCCTTGAAGTCGAGAACACTGCGTTGAAGCTCGAACTGAATATTCTTCGTAGCAGCCTGAACTCCAGCGCGATGGAGGCCGAGAAACTGAGAACGATGGCATACGAAGTAAAAAACGAGATGCAGTCACTGAGACTCGAACTGATGACCGTGAAAAGTGAGAGGATGGTTTTGGGGTCACGATTGGAGAGATATGATAAGGCATTAGAAGCACGAGAACCCGCGAGGGCGTCTTTAAAGCACGAGCTCACCACCTCGAGCGCGACTTCAAACTTCAACTTCAGGAAGGGTCGCGCGAGCTGCGAGCCGAGCGCGATGGACTCAACAAGAACAACGTGGACTTGA
- the LOC105274951 gene encoding choline-phosphate cytidylyltransferase A isoform X1 has protein sequence MSRKRAREETMLTTVHQNQNNVNGESASCSREDSPICASICKEAPFSDDPEAIAERNACDYNTRIILKQAKSGKVPRKIRVYADGIYDLFHQGHARQLMQAKNIFPNVYLIVGVCNDELTHSKKGRTVMTDLERYDAVRHCRYVDEVVRDAPWELDDDFIKKHKIDFVAHDDIPYMTDDGADVYATLKAKGMFVATQRTEGVSTSDIVARIVKDYDIYVRRNLARGYSAKELNVSFLNEKKFRLQNKFDDLKDKGKRVMENIGEKRMDMISKWEEKSRDFIDAFLLLFGREGRLSTIWNEGKGRILQALSPPASPKRDGSPNSSSSSQNDEDQTSPPPKKTGRYEFSPNNHYLSDDYSDDEEEHLRSK, from the exons ATGTCCAGGAAGCGTGCCAGAGAGGAAACTATGCTGACCACTGTGCATCAGAACCAGAACAACGTCAACGGCGAGAGCGCGTCATGCTCGAGGGAGGACTCCCCGATTTGTGCC TCTATCTGCAAAGAAGCACCATTCAGCGATGACCCAGAAGCGATTGCAGAAAGGAATGCGTGTGATTACAACACGCGAATTATCTTGAAGCAAGCGAAGAGTGGTAAAG TTCCTAGGAAAATTAGAGTTTACGCGGATGGTATTTATGATCTCTTCCATCAAGGACACGCACGGCAGCTCATGCaagctaaaaatattttcccaaACGTCTATCTCATCGTTGGAG TATGTAACGATGAGTTAACGCATAGCAAAAAGGGCAGGACCGTAATGACGGATCTGGAAAGGTACGACGCCGTCAGGCACTGTAGATACGTAGACGAAGTTGTCCGCGACGCGCCTTGGGAACTCGATGATGATTTTATCAAAAAGCACAAG ATCGATTTCGTCGCCCACGACGATATACCGTACATGACGGACGACGGAGCGGACGTTTACGCCACGTTGAAGGCTAAAGGAATGTTCGTGGCTACACAAAGGACGGAGGGGGTCTCCACGTCGGACATAGTCGCGAGAATAGTCAAGGACTACGACATATACGTCAGGAGGAACCTCGCGCGCGGCTACAGCGCCAAGGAACTCAACGTTTCTTTCCTCAAC GAGAAAAAGTTTCGTCTGCAGAACAAGTTTGATGATCTGAAGGATAAGGGAAAACGAGTGATGGAGAACATCGGTGAGAAGCGGATGGACATGATAAGCAAGTGGGAAGAGAAATCGCGGGACTTTATCGACGCTTTCCTGTTGCTGTTCGGCAGAGAGGGCAGACTG TCTACGATCTGGAACGAGGGTAAGGGCCGCATACTGCAGGCGTTGTCTCCACCGGCCAGCCCGAAGAGGGACGGCAGCCCAaacagcagcagtagcagtcAGAACGATGAAGACCAGACAAG TCCGCCGCCGAAGAAGACCGGACGCTACGAGTTCTCGCCGAACAATCACTACCTAAGCGACGATTACAGCGACGATGAGGAGGAACACCTGCGCTCCAAATGA
- the LOC105274951 gene encoding choline-phosphate cytidylyltransferase A isoform X2, whose translation MTWGSKQNESNGVGPMLLNDCNQVSVYHERLPSICKEAPFSDDPEAIAERNACDYNTRIILKQAKSGKVPRKIRVYADGIYDLFHQGHARQLMQAKNIFPNVYLIVGVCNDELTHSKKGRTVMTDLERYDAVRHCRYVDEVVRDAPWELDDDFIKKHKIDFVAHDDIPYMTDDGADVYATLKAKGMFVATQRTEGVSTSDIVARIVKDYDIYVRRNLARGYSAKELNVSFLNEKKFRLQNKFDDLKDKGKRVMENIGEKRMDMISKWEEKSRDFIDAFLLLFGREGRLSTIWNEGKGRILQALSPPASPKRDGSPNSSSSSQNDEDQTSPPPKKTGRYEFSPNNHYLSDDYSDDEEEHLRSK comes from the exons ATGACCTGGGGCTCGAAACAGAATGAAAGTAATGGTGTAGGTCCTATGCTTCTGAACGATTGCAACCAGGTCTCTGTTTATCACGAGAGGCTTCCA TCTATCTGCAAAGAAGCACCATTCAGCGATGACCCAGAAGCGATTGCAGAAAGGAATGCGTGTGATTACAACACGCGAATTATCTTGAAGCAAGCGAAGAGTGGTAAAG TTCCTAGGAAAATTAGAGTTTACGCGGATGGTATTTATGATCTCTTCCATCAAGGACACGCACGGCAGCTCATGCaagctaaaaatattttcccaaACGTCTATCTCATCGTTGGAG TATGTAACGATGAGTTAACGCATAGCAAAAAGGGCAGGACCGTAATGACGGATCTGGAAAGGTACGACGCCGTCAGGCACTGTAGATACGTAGACGAAGTTGTCCGCGACGCGCCTTGGGAACTCGATGATGATTTTATCAAAAAGCACAAG ATCGATTTCGTCGCCCACGACGATATACCGTACATGACGGACGACGGAGCGGACGTTTACGCCACGTTGAAGGCTAAAGGAATGTTCGTGGCTACACAAAGGACGGAGGGGGTCTCCACGTCGGACATAGTCGCGAGAATAGTCAAGGACTACGACATATACGTCAGGAGGAACCTCGCGCGCGGCTACAGCGCCAAGGAACTCAACGTTTCTTTCCTCAAC GAGAAAAAGTTTCGTCTGCAGAACAAGTTTGATGATCTGAAGGATAAGGGAAAACGAGTGATGGAGAACATCGGTGAGAAGCGGATGGACATGATAAGCAAGTGGGAAGAGAAATCGCGGGACTTTATCGACGCTTTCCTGTTGCTGTTCGGCAGAGAGGGCAGACTG TCTACGATCTGGAACGAGGGTAAGGGCCGCATACTGCAGGCGTTGTCTCCACCGGCCAGCCCGAAGAGGGACGGCAGCCCAaacagcagcagtagcagtcAGAACGATGAAGACCAGACAAG TCCGCCGCCGAAGAAGACCGGACGCTACGAGTTCTCGCCGAACAATCACTACCTAAGCGACGATTACAGCGACGATGAGGAGGAACACCTGCGCTCCAAATGA
- the LOC105274948 gene encoding importin-5, whose protein sequence is MAADLGQFQQLLNTLLSTDNDARTQAEEAYGNLPVESKVTYLLTTICNGSQAEEMRAMAAVLLRRLFSSEFMDFYPKIPLEAQAQLKQQILLSVQNEQTDTIRRKVCEVAAEVARNLIDEDGNNQWPEFLSFLFQCANSPSLALKESALRMFTSVPGVFGNQQANYLDLIKQMLQQSVMDATNYEVRFQAVRAIGSFITSHDKEYNIQKHFSELVPALVQVTAQSIEKLDDDALIKVLIDLAETTPKFLRGQLDNIMQMCMNVFSNEDMPDSWRQLALEVLVTLAETAPAMVRKVGGKYIASLVPLVLKMMTDLEEDEKWSFSDEIVEEDNDSNNVVAESALDRLACGLGGKTMLPQIVQNIPTMLNNSDWKYRHAALMAISAVGEGCHKQMETLLPQIMEGVIQYLQDPHPRVRYAACNAVGQMSTDFSPTFEKKFHDKVIPGLLMVLDDNANPRVQAHAGAALVNFSEDCPKDILTPYLDAIMAKLESILTAKFHELVQKGTKLVLEQVVTTIASVADTCEEQFVTYYDRLMPCLKYIIQNASQQEHKMLRGKTIECVSLIGLAVGPEKFIADASEVMDMLLKTHTEGDLPDDDPQTSYLISAWARICKILGKQFEQYLPLVMGPVLRTAAMKPEVALLDNEDMEGIEGDLDWQFVSLGEQQNFGIKTAGLEDKASACEMLVCYARELKEGFADYAEEVVRLMVPMLKFYFHDGVRTAAAASLPYLLDCAKIKGPQYLEGMWAYICPDLLKAIDTEPESEVLMELLSSFAKCIETLGAGCLSAPHMTELLRLLDKLLNDHFERAVARLEKRKDEDYDEVVEEQLADEDNEDVYTLSKIADILHALLVIYKSSFFPYFDQICGHFMKLLSPERSWSDHQWALCVFDDVIEFGGPECAKYQEFFLRPMIQYVSDKSPEVRQAAAYGCGVLGQFGGEGFGQACAEALPKLMEVIGDPESRSPNNLNPTENAISAVTKILKYNSKAINVDEILPHWLTWLPVVEDEDEAPHVYGYLCDLIEANHAVVLGTNNAHLPRLISFFAEALFRKAVPTDHPVMSRILSIVREIQNNETMFQATIMQLTTDQQQALHEALSTLS, encoded by the exons ATGGCGGCAGATCTCGGCCAGTTTCAACAGCTTCTGAACACACTCCTCAGCACAGACAACGATGCTCGCACGCAAGCGGAG GAGGCGTACGGTAATCTTCCAGTGGAAAGCAAGGTGACATATCTCCTGACCACCATATGCAATGGCTCCCAAGCAGAGGAGATGCGGGCCATGGCAGCGGTACTGCTGCGCCGATTGTTCTCCTCAGAATTCATGGACTTCTATCCGAAG ATTCCGCTGGAGGCGCAGGCCCAATTGAAGCAGCAGATTCTGCTGTCCGTTCAAAATGAGCAGACGGATACCATACGACGCAAGGTGTGCGAGGTCGCGGCGGAGGTCGCGAGGAATCTAATAGACGAGGACGGCAACAACCAGTGGCCAGAGTTCCTCTCGTTCCTATTTCAGTGTGCGAACAGTCCGTCGCTGGCGTTGAAGGAGAGCGCGCTTCGCATGTTCAC ATCCGTCCCGGGAGTGTTCGGCAATCAGCAAGCGAACTACCTCGACCTCATAAAACAAATGTTGCAGCAGTCTGTCATGGACGCGACGAACTACGAG GTCAGGTTTCAAGCCGTGAGAGCGATCGGTTCGTTCATAACGTCGCACGACAAGGAGTACAACATTCAGAAGCACTTCTCGGAGCTGGTACCAGCGCTCGTGCAAGTGACCGCTCAATCGATAGAGAAACTGGACGATGACGCGCTCATCAAGGTGCTGATAGACCTGGCGGAGACTACGCCCAAGTTCCTCAGGGGTCAGCTGGACAACATAATGCAGATGTGCATGAACGTGTTCTCCAACGAGGACATGCCCGACTCTTGGAGGCAGCTAGCGTTAGAAGTGCTGGTAACTCTGGCCGAGACCGCGCCGGCCATGGTGCGTAAGGTCGGCGGCAAGTACATCGCGTCGCTGGTGCCATTGGTACTGAAAATGATGACCGACCTGGAGGAGGACGAGAAGTGGAGTTTCTCTGATGAGATCGTTGAGGAAGACAACGACAGTAACAACGTAGTTGCCGAGAGTGCTTTGGACAGATTAGCCTGTGGCTTGGGCGGCAAAACGATGCTGCCACAGATCGTGCAGAATATTCCCACGATGTTGAACAACAGCGATTGGAAGTACAG GCATGCGGCACTTATGGCTATTTCAGCTGTTGGTGAGGGATGTCACAAGCAGATGGAAACCCTGTTACCGCAAATAATGGAAGGCGTCATACAATATTTGCAGGATCCA CATCCCCGCGTCAGATATGCCGCCTGCAATGCCGTTGGCCAGATGTCCACAGATTTCTCGCCTACTTTCGAAAAGAAATTCCACGACAAAGTCATCCCGGGTCTGCTGATGGTGCTGGACGATAACGCGAATCCTCGAGTTCAAGCCCACGCAGGAGCAGCTCTCGTCAATTTTAGTGAAGATTGCCCAAAGGATATCCTCACACCATACCTCGATGCCATAATGGCGAAACTTGAATCCATATTGACCGCGAAATTCCACGAACTCGTTCAGAAGGGAACGAAACTCGTGCTCGAACAG GTTGTTACCACGATTGCCTCCGTTGCTGACACCTGCGAGGAACAGTTTGTGACTTATTACGATAGATTGATGCCTTGTCTGAAGTACATTATTCAGAACGCGAGCCAGCAGGAGCACAAAATGTTACGAGGCAAGACCATTGAATGCGTTAGCCTGATTGGCCTGGCGGTCGGCCCGGAGAAG TTTATTGCGGACGCCAGTGAAGTTATGGACATGTTGCTTAAAACGCATACAGAAGGCGATCTTCCGGACGACGATCCGCAGACTAGTTATCTCATCTCCGCTTGGGCCagaatttgtaaaattctTG GGAAACAATTTGAGCAATATTTGCCATTGGTGATGGGACCTGTTCTGCGAACAGCTGCTATGAAACCTGAGGTCGCACTGTTGGACAACGAGGATATGGAAGGCATTGAGGGCGATCTCGATTGGCAATTCGTTTCATTGGGCGAGCAGCAGAACTTCGGTATTAAAACTGCTGGTTTAGAGGATAAGGCTTCGGCTTGCGAGATGCTGGTTTGCTATGCTCGCGAGTTGAAGGAAGGTTTTGCGGATTACGCAGAGGAAGTCGTACGGCTGATGGTCCCCATGCTTAAGTTCTATTTCCATGACGGCGTTAGAACGGCAGCAGCGGCCAGTTTGCCGTACCTTCTCGACTGTGCGAAGATCAAAG GTCCGCAATATCTGGAAGGCATGTGGGCGTACATTTGCCCGGATCTGCTGAAAGCTATCGATACCGAACCAGAATCCGAAGTTCTTATGGAACTCCTGTCCTCTTTTGCGAAATGTATCGAGACTCTGGGCGCGGGTTGCTTGAGCGCGCCGCACATGACCGAGCTACTACGGCTTTTAGACAAGTTACTTAACGACCACTTCGAGCGAGCGGTCGCTAGATTGGAGAAACGGAAGGACGAGGATTACGACGAG GTGGTCGAGGAACAGCTTGCTGACGAGGACAACGAGGACGTGTACACGCTCAGCAAAATCGCCGACATTCTGCATGCCTTACTCGTAATTTACAAGTCTTCATTCTTCCCGTACTTCGATCAGATATGCGGACACTTCATGAAGTTGCTCAGCCCCGAGAGATCCTGGTCGGATCATCAGTGGGCATTGTGCGTGTTTGACGACGTGATCGAGTTCGGTGGGCCCGAATGTGCAAAGTATCAAGAGTTCTTCCTGCGACCGATGATTCAATACGTCTCCGACAAGTCTCCGGAAGTCAGGCAAGCGGCGGCTTATGGCTGCGGAGTCCTGGGTCAGTTCGGCGGCGAGGGCTTCGGGCAGGCGTGCGCGGAGGCTTTGCCGAAACTGATGGAGGTAATCGGCGATCCCGAGTCGAGATCGCCGAACAATTTGAACCCCACGGAGAACGCGATCTCGGCGGTCACGAAAATTCTCAAATACAACAGCAAGGCCATTAATGTCGACGAAATTCTCCCACACTG GCTAACATGGCTGCCGGTTGTCGAGGATGAAGATGAAGCACCTCACGTGTACGGATACCTGTGTGATTTGATCGAAGCAAACCACGCAGTAGTTTTAGGAACGAATAACGCGCATTTGCCGCGACTTATTAGTTTCTTTGCCGAAGCATTGTTTAGAAAAGCCGTGCCTACCGATCATCCAGTTATGTCCAGGATTCTTAGTATTGTTAGGGAAATACAG AACAACGAGACCATGTTCCAGGCAACCATAATGCAACTGACGACGGATCAGCAGCAGGCGCTTCATGAAGCACTCAGCACTCTAAGTTGA